The Equus przewalskii isolate Varuska unplaced genomic scaffold, EquPr2 ChrUn-6, whole genome shotgun sequence genome includes a region encoding these proteins:
- the LOC103551143 gene encoding V-set and immunoglobulin domain-containing protein 8 isoform X2: protein MGVRGAFHLLLVCLSPALLSAVRINGDGQEILYLAEGDNVRLGCPYILDPEDYGPNGLDIEWMQVNSDPSHRENVFLSYQDKRINHGNLPHLQQRVRFAASDPSQYDASINLMNLQVSDTATYECRVKKTTMATRKVIVTVQARPAVPVCWTEGHLTHGNDVVLKCFANGGTPPLSYKWAKISGHSRPYRAGSYHSQQSFHSELSYQESFHSNLNQVAGLSNGDLVLNDISYKDDGLYQCTVANHVGYSVCVVEVKVSDTGRIGIIIGAVLGSLLILACLSVGIWGLICCCCGGAGVGGARDAFGYRNGGGGGGVGGGACGDLASEIREDAVAPGYKASWRGSRVTQLLGYPTQNVSRSLRRKYAPPPCGGPEDVALAPLPAAAAAACEAGPSPVYVKVKSAEPADCAQAPLPGKDGLFV, encoded by the exons ATGGGAGTTCGAGGAGCATTCCACCTTCTACTCGTGTGCCTGAGCCCAG CACTGCTGTCTGCTGTGCGGATCAACGGGGATGGCCAGGAGATCCTGTACCTGGCGGAAGGTGATAATGTGAGACTGGGCTGCCCCTACATCCTGGACCCTGAGGACTATGGTCCCAATGGGCTGGACATTGAGTGGATGCAGGTCAACTCAGACCCTTCACATCGGGAGAATGTG ttCCTTAGCTACCAGGACAAGAGGATCAACCATGGCAACCTCCCCCATCTGCAGCAGAGGGTCCGCTTTGCAGCCTCAGACCCCAGCCAGTATGATGCCTCCATCAACCTCATGAACCTGCAGGTATCTGACACAGCCACCTATGAGTGCCGGGTGAAGAAGACCACCATGGCCACTCGGAAGGTCATCGTCACCGTCCAAG CACGGCCTGCGGTGCCCGTGTGCTGGACTGAGGGCCACCTGACACACGGCAACGACGTGGTGCTGAAATGCTTTGCCAATGGGGGCACTCCACCTCTCTCCTACAAGTGGGCCAAGATCAGTGGGCACAGCCGCCCCTACCGTGCTGGGTCCTACCATTCACAGCAGAGCTTCCACTCTGAGCTCTCTTACCAGGAGTCCTTCCACAGCAACCTGAATCAAG TTGCAGGCCTGAGCAATGGTGACCTGGTGTTGAACGACATCTCCTACAAGGATGACGGGCTGTACCAGTGCACAGTGGCCAACCATGTGGGctacagtgtgtgtgtggtggaggtgAAGGTCTCAG ACACCGGGCGCATAGGCATCATCATCGGCGCAGTGCTGGGCTCTTTGCTCATACTGGCCTGCCTGTCGGTGGGCATCTGGGGGCTCATCTGCTGCTGCTGCGGCGGCGCCGGGGTTGGCGGCGCCCGCGATGCCTTCGGCTACCGcaacggcggcggcggcggcggggtcGGCGGAGGGGCCTGCGGCGACTTGGCTAGTGAGATCAG AGAGGACGCCGTGGCGCCGGGGTACAAAGCCAGCTGGCGCGGCAGCCGCGTCACCCAGCTCCTGGGGTACCCGACGCAGAACGTCAGCCGCTCCCTGCGCCGCAAGTACGCGCCTCCGCCCTGCGGCGGCCCCGAGGACGTGGCCCTGGCGCccctccccgccgccgccgccgccgcctgcgaAGCGGGCCCCTCCCCAGTCTACGTCAAGGTCAAGAGCGCCGAGCCCGCCGACTGCGCCCAGGCGCCGCTGCCGGGCAAGGACGGCCTCTTTGTGTGA